The stretch of DNA AGACGCCTGTGGCTCTGGATCCTGACTTTCGTCAGGATGACGGGGTGGGGGAATGATATGGCTAGGCAACCCGCGGTCTATATCATGGCGAGCTGGCGTAACGGAACGCTGTACATCGGCGTCACGTCCGATCTGATGGCACGGATCGTTCAGCACCGCGAGGGCATGTTCGACGGCTTTACAAAGCGATACGCGGTGAACCGGCTGGTTTGGTTTGCGATGGCAGACACAATGGACGCGGCGATCACGCGCGAGAAACAGCTGAAGGTCTGGAAACGGTCCTGGAAGATCACGCTGATCGAGACGGAGAACCCGACATGGCGCGATCTAGCCGAAGACTGGGGCTTCGATCCAATGCCCACCCCTACCCCGTCATCCTGACGAAAGTCAGGATCCAGAGCCAAGAACGTTGCCCTCGGTGGCTCTGGATCCTGGATCAAGTCCAGGATGACGGAGGGAAAGCGCCGCAACCCGATCACCCCATCGTCGGGATGACAAACGCATCGTTGTTCCGCGCCGGACCGCCATCCTCCGCCATCGCCGGCAGCGCCGACCCATCGGGCCAGCGCTGCGTGATCGTCTTGACCTTGGTCCAGAACTTCACGCCCTCCATGCCGTGCTGGTTGGTGTCCCCGAACGCCGAGCGCTTCCACCCGCCGAAGGTGTGATACGCCACCGGCACCGGGATCGGCACGTTGATGCCCACCATCCCGACATTCACCCGCGCCGCGAACTCGCGCGCGGCGTGGCCGTTGCGCGTGAAGATCGCGACGCCGTTGCCATATTGATGCTCGCTCGGCAGCCGCACCGCCTCCTCGAAGTCCGCCGCGCGGACGATCTGGAGCACCGGCCCGAAGATCTCCTCCTTGTACGCCGACATCTCCGTGGTGACGTGGTCGAACAGCGACGGCCCGATGAAGAAGCCCTTCTCATGCCCCTGCAACGCAAACCCGCGCCCGTCGACGACGAGCTCCGCGCCCTCGTCGACACCGGTCTGAATCCAGTTCTCGATCCGGGTGTGATGCGCCGCGTTCACCACGGGACCGTAATGCGCGTCATTGTCGGTCGACACGCCAACGCGCAGTGCAGCGATCGCCGGGATCAGCTTCTCGCGTAGCGCGATCGCGGTCTTCTCTCCGACCGGCACCACCACCGGCAGCGCCATGCAGCGCTCGCCCGCCGAGCCGAACGCCGCGCCCGACAGATCGGCGACGACCTGGTCGAGGTCCGCGTCGGGCATGACGATGCCGTGGTTCTTGGCGCCGCCCATCGCCTGGACGCGCTTGCCCGCCTCGACGCCGCGCCGGTACACGTAATGCGCGATGTCGGACGACCCGACGAAGCTGACCGCCGCAATCGCCGGATGATCAAGGATCGCGTCGACCATCTCCTTGTCGCCGTGGACGACCTGGAAGATCCCCTCGGGCAGCCCCGCCTCGACGAACAATTCACCCAGCCGCACCGGCACCGACGGATCACGCTCGCTCGGCTTCAGAATGAACGCGTTCCCAGTCGCGATCGCCACGCCCGACATCCACAGCGGGATCATCGCCGGGAAGTTGAACGGCGTGATCCCCGCACCGATGCCGAGCGGCTGGCGCATCGAATACACATCGATCCCCGGCCCCGCGCCCTGCGTATATTCGCCCTTGAGGATGTGCGGGATGCCGCAGCAGAACTCGATCACCTCGAGCCCACGCTGGATATCGCCCTTCGAATCCGCGATCACCTTGCCGTGCTCGGACGAGAGCATCCGCGCCAGCTCGTCCATGTTCGCCTCGACCAGCCGCTTGAACTCGAACATCACGCGCGCACGACGCTGCGGGTTGGTCGCGGCCCAGGCCGGCTGCGCCTTCTGCGCGGCGGCGACCGCGCGCTCCAGATCCGCCGCACCCGACAGGCGAACCCGCGCCTGCACTTCGCCCGAATTCGGGTCGAACACGTCACCGAAGCGCTCGGCGGTGCTGGCCGCACCGCTCACGAAATTCTCGATCGTCCGCATGGCATCCTCTTCTCGTTGTCCGCACCGTCGGCCATAAGCGTTTCGCAGCCAAGAGGGGCTGTTTGCAGATTCGCTCTGCGAATATGCAGCACGGGATGAGCCGTTCATGGGCCAGGTTTAATGGATTGGGACGACGTCCGGTATTTCCTGGCCCTGGCGCGCACGCACCGGCTCGGACCCGCCGCGAAACTGCTCGGACAGGACGCGACGACGGTTTCGCGGCGGCTGCAACGCCTGGAGCGACGCCTCCAGACGACGTTGTTCGAGCAGACCGTTGCCGGCTACGCGCTGACCGAGCGGGGCGCTGCGCTGTTGGAGCATGCCGAGACGATGGAGGCGTCGGCGCTCGGGATCCAGGAAGTGGTCGGCAATGACGCGGGCGTGCTCGCCGGCCCGATCCGGTTGAGCGTTTCGGAAGGGTTCGGCAGCCGCATCCTCGCCCCGCGCCTCGCGTCGTTCACCAACCAGCATCCGCGGATCGCCGTCGACCTGATCGCCTCGACCGGGTTCCTCAATCCGTCGCGACGCGAGGCGGACATTGCGGTGATGCTGGCACGCCCGAAGAGCGGCCCGCTGGTCGCGCGCAAACTCACCGACTATCACCTCGGCCTCTACGCGCATCCGGATCATCTCGCCAGGATGGGGCCGATCGCGACCACCGCGGACCTGATGCGCCACCGCCTGATTGGCTATGTGCCGGACATGATCTACGCGCCCGAGCTTCGGTATCTGGCGGAGATCGACGGTCGCCTCGACGCCTCGATCCGCAGTTCGAGCATCGTCGCACAGGCCGAGCTGATCGCGGCCGGCGCGGGGTGCGGCATCCTGCCCTGCTTCATCGGCGACCGCGTGCCCGGGTTGATCCGCGTCCTGCCCGAAGCCGTGGACATCCAGCGCTCGTTCTGGCTCGTCGTCCACCGCGACGTCCGCCGGATCGCGCGGATCGACCGGTTCATCGCGTGGCTGGACGCGACGGTAGGCGAGCTGAAGCCGCTGATGCTCGGCGCCACGCCGCGCGCGATTGCCGCTCCCGACTGAGGGTCCTATAGATCGATGTTGCACGGCAGCATCGCCGACCCGGAGCACCGCGTTGATCCCCAAACTCTATCACCAGATGATCGACGCGATCGGCGATGGCACCGGCCTGCCCGACATCATCCTTCACATCCATGCCGGCATGGCCCTGCTGATGATTGCGCGACTGGTAACGCGGCGGTCGTTCGGGACGTTCATTCCGTGGTGGGTGGTGGTCGCGGGCGAGGCGTTCAACGAGATCATGGACCGGCTGAACTTCGGGTCGTGGCGGTGGGAGGATACCTCGCTGGATATCATCAACACGCTGCTGTGGCCGACGGTGATCTGCCTTGGCGTGCGCTTGCGCCCGATGATCGCGCAGCGGACGAAGGCCGAGCCGGTTGCAATCGAGATTGGAGCTGGCGAGACCGCAGCTGTCGAACCCGTTTGATACCCTGCACGCTGCGTAGCCCATCATCCTGACGAAAGTCAGGATCCAGAGCCGTCAAGGACAACGCCCGTGACCCTCGGCCCTGGCTTTCGTCAGGGTGACGGAGGCAGGGATAGTCTCACCCCAGCGCGATATAGCGTTGCAGGTGATAATCCTCGTCGCCAAGCTGGTGGTCGATCATCACCAGCCGTTTGGCGTAGTGCGACACCGCATATTCCCACGTCATCCCGATCCCGCCGTGCAGCTGGATCGACTCCTCGGCGACCAGCGCGCCGGTCCGACCAATCGTGTATTTCGCTGCCGCCAGCGCCCGGTCGCGCGCCGTCGCATCGTCGCCGTCGAACGCCGACGCCGCGTTGATCACCGCCGACTGCGCCTGCTCGATCTCCAGCAACACCGTCGCCATGCGGTGCTGGAGCGCCTGGAACTTGCCGATCGGCACGCCGAACTGTTTCCGATCGCGGAGGTAACCGAGCGTCGCCTCCTTGACGAATTCCATCGCGCCGAGCGCTTCGGCCGACAGCGCGAGCAACCCGGCACCGACCGCCGCATCGACGATCGCCTGCCCCTGCCCTTCGCCGCCGACGCGCGCGTCCGCGCCTAGCGTCACACCATCGAACGTCACGTCGCCCGCGCCACCGCCTTCGACGACGTTGTAGCTGCGGACCGACATCCCGGCCGCATCCGCGGGCACGAGGAACACGAGCGGCTCGTCCTGTTCGACCACCACGACGAAGACCGACGCCGCACCAGCCTGCGCAACGACCGCCTTGGTCCCGCTGAGCGTCCAGCCGTCGCCGCTCTTCGTCGCGGTCACCGGCGTCGCACCGTCCTCCTGCGCGAACGCGGCGATCGTCTCGCCGGACACGATCCCGGCGAGCGTTTCGTCATGCCGACCGCCCGCGGCGAGCGCGCGGCCCGCCATCAGCGCACCCAGGAACGGCTCGACCACCAGCGCGCGGCCGAGCGCCTCGAACACTACCATGATGTCGAACCCGCTGCCGCCGAAGCCGCCCGCCGCCTCGTCGAACAGCGCCGAGACGATGCCGAGCTCGTTCAACTGCTTCCAGACCGTCGGGTCGTACCCCGCGTCGCTGTACGCGCCCGCATTGCGCGTATCGATCGGATAGCCGTCGCGCAGCGCGCGGACGAGCGTATCGGCCAGCATGCGGCGATCATCGGTGTGGTCGAAGTTCATGTGCTCAGAGACCCAGAATGGCTTTGGAGATGATGTTCTTCTGGATCTCGTTCGACCCGCCGAAGATCGACAGTTTGCGGTTATTGAAATAGCTCGGTGCCGCCATCGCCGCATCCTCGGGGCCGACATCCTCGCCGTTCCACCCGGCCTCCAGCGCCTCGGGAATGTACGGCGCGGCATAAGAGCCATAAGCGCGCCGCGTCAGCGCAGTGATCTCCTGGCGGATCTCGGTCCCCTTGATCTTGAGCATCGAGCTTTCCGCCCCCGGCGCGCCGCCGCCCGCCACCGCGGCCAGCACGCGGAGATTGGTCGTCTGCATGTTGGCGAGGTCGATCTCGACCCGCGCCATCCGTGCCGCGAACAGCGGATCGTCGGCCAGCGCACGCCCGCCCTTCTTCTGCGACTGCGCGACCTCCTTCAGCCGCTCGAACGACGCAATCGAGAAGCCGACGCCCGCGATGTTGGTCCGCTCGTAGGTCAGCAGATACTTGGCGTAGGTCCAGCCCTGGTTCTCTTCGCCGACGAGGTTGGCGACAGGCACCTCGACGTCGGTGAAGAACACCTCGTTCACCTCCTGCTCGCCGTCGATCAGCGTGATCGGGCGGACTTCGATGCCGGGCGACTTCATGTCGATCAGCAGGAAGCTGATGCCCTCCTGCTTCTTGGCGGTCGCATCGGTGCGGACGAGGCAGAAAATCATGTCGGCATGCTGGCCGAGCGTCGTCCACGTCTTCTGGCCGTTGACGACATAGACGTCGCCGTTCCGGACGGCGGTCGTCTTGAGGCCCGCGAGATCGGACCCTGCGCCCGGCTCGGAATAGCCCTGGCACCACCAGTCAGAGCCGTCGAGAATGCGCGGCAGCCACTGCGCCTTCTGCTCCTCGGAGCCATATTTGATCAGCACCGGCCCAAGCATATTTACGCCGAACGGAACGACGCGGGGCGCGTGGGCAAGCGCCGATTCGTTGTCGAAGATAAAGCGCTGAATCACGCTCCAGCCGGGACCGCCCCATTGTTCGGGCCAGTGATTGGCGAGCCAGCCGCGTTCGTTGAGGATCGCGTGCCATTCCTCCATGTCCGCCTTGCGCAGGCGCTTGCCTTCGCGGACCAGCGTCGAGAGGCGCGCGGGGAGTTTGTCGCGGAAGAACGCGCGGACTTCGTCGCGGAACGATTCTTCCTCGGGCGTGAAGCTGAGATCCATGGCCATGTGCTCCTGATGTTGGAGTCCATGTGCCACAGTCGAACGCGAAATTGAAGGACCGGTATGGTCTAAATCGCATGGATCTTGAAGCAAGGTGCCGCAGGTTAATTCGGACGGTATCACCGCCGCCCATGTCATCCTGACGAACGTCGGGACCCGGAGCCAGAAGCGTTAGCGCCTGTTACCCTGGGTCCTGACGTTCGTCAGGAGGACGGCGTGAGGCAGATCAGAACCGGAAGCTCAGCCACCCCGCGCCGAAGTTGGTGCCCTTATACCCGGCATTGGTCAGCGCATCGCCCGCCTTGAAATGCTCGAGCCGGCCGGTAAACGACAACCGCGGCGTTATCGACCATACCGCCTGCAAACGCGCCGCCTGCCCGATCTCGCGGCCGCCGACGTTCTGCGTGCCCAGATACGGCGTCCCGTTCGAGCGATAGACCGCATCGTTCAACGTCGCGCGCCACATGAACTCGTATTCCGCCGTCACCCGCACTTTGGCGATCGGTTGGAACGAGACGTTCGGCGCCGCGTCGATATAGTTGATCGGCCCGACGAACACGCCGTAGGTGTAATAGATGTTATTGCCGAACGGCGAGAACGACGTCCGCAGCGGCTTGGTCGGGTCGAACGCATCGCCACCACTGCCGTAATCCCCGCGCAGGCCCACGCGCGGCGCGGACTTGTCCTTGCCGAGACGGTAGGTCTGTGCGGCGAACACCTGCCACGCCTTGATCGGACGGCCGTTGAAATTCCCCTCCTCGCGCGTGACGGTGTAATCCACCGTCAGCGGCCCCGCGGTGCCCCACAGCCGCCCGCCATAATAAATGCGCTCCTCGACGCCGCGCCGCTGACCCCAGATCTGGTCGCGACTGCGCAGCCGCCACAGCAGGGGGTCGAAGAACAGCTTCGATCCGCCGAACAGCTTTTCGGGAAGGACGACGCCCAGGCTGATGCCGCTGAACCTCGTATCCTTGTCGGTCTTGTCGTCCGACAGCCCCTCGGTGCCGTAATTCACGAAGTTGAAGTCGAACACGTCGGCGCGCAGCGTCTTGCCCTTCGCCCAGGCGCGGACGCCGTCGAGCACGAACATAACGGCATTATTGTCGCGCGCCGAGACGAGCAGGCTGATGCCATCGGTGAACTCCTGCCGGCCACCGCGCACGCCAACCTCGACATTGCCGACCTTGCCGTAAACGTCGGCAAAGGCCTGTTGCAGGAACAGGTCGTTGCGCTGCGTTCCCGCAACCGCGCCGGTGTTGACGCCGCCGACCGTCCCGTTGGCGAGCTCGCCGAACACGCGGAAATGATCGCCGAGATGCAGGTCCGCGCCGCCGACCACGCGGAGGATGTCGAGCCGCTGCGCGTCCGTCTCGACCAGCCCCTGGTTGCTGGTGAAATTCACGCGCGCGCGGATTTCGCCGCTGAGCGTCAGATAGCTGTTAGACCCGGAATCGATCGAGATATATTTCAACGAATCCAGCGGATCGTCTCGCTTCGCGGGATCCTTGTACTTGCTCCAGTCCTCCGCCCAGCGCGAGATGTTGTAGCCGCCAGTCGTCGCGCCGTACCCCTCGGCCTCGGCCGGATAGCCCGAATCTTTCTCGGCGGTTGGCGTGCCGGCGGGCTTTGCGCCCTTGTCCGCATTGACGGGGACGTTCGCCGCAGTCGGGTCGGTCTGCGCAGAGCCGCCCTGCGCCGGACTGCCAGTCTGCGCGAAGGCGGGGCATGCGATTACGATGGCGAGCGCACAAACGCTACTACCCATGAAAACTCGGGTCATTGGGAACACCTTGGTTCAGTAAGACGCCGTCCGTCCGCCGTATGGCGAACGGACGGCTTCAGGTCAGGCAGCGACGGGGGGGATCGCCGCAGGCACGAACTCGGGCAGCTTGCCCGATAGCGCGGCGTCGAGCTTGTCGCGGTCAAGCGCACCTTCCCAGCGGGCGACGACGATCGTCGCGACCGCGTTGCCGATGAAGTTGGTGAGGCTGCGGCACTCGCTCATGAAGCGATCGACGCCGAGGATCAGCGCCATCCCGGCGATCGGCACGGTCGGTACGATCGAAAGCGTGGCGGCCAGCGTGATGAAGCCCGCGCCAGTCACGCCCGCCGCACCCTTCGAAGAGATCATCGCGACGACCAGCAGCAGCAATTCCTGCCCGAGCGTCAGATGCGTGTTCGTCGCCTGCGCGATGAACAGCGCCGCCAGCGTCATGTAGATGTTGGTACCGTCGAGGTTGAACGAATAGCCGGTCGGCACGACCAGCCCGACGACCGACTTCTCGCAGCCCGCGGCCTCCATCTTCTGGATCAGGTTCGGAAGGGCCGCTTCAGACGACGAGGTACCGAGCACCAGCAGCAGTTCGGCCTTCAGATACTTGATCAGCTTGAAGATCGAGAAGCCCGTCAGGCGCGCAACGGTGCCGAGGACGACCACCACGAACAGCGCCGCGGTCAGATAGAAGGTCGCGACCAGCGCGCCGAGATTGGCAAGGCTGCCGATCCCGTATTTGCCGATCGTGAACGCGATCGCCCCGAACGCACCGAGCGGCGCTGCGCGCATCAGAATGCCGACCAGCTTGAAGACGATCAGGCTGAGGCGCTCGAGGAAGTTGAGCACCGGCTTGGCCGGCTCGCCGACCAGGCTCAGCGAAATGCCGAACAGGATCGCGACGAGCAGGATCTGGAGGATATTCCCTTCCGTGAACGCGCTGACCATCGTGTCCGGGATGATGCTCATCAGGAACCCGGTGATCGTCGTCTCATGCGCCTTCACGGTGAAGTCGGCGATGCCCTTGGTATCGAGCGAGGCTGCGTCGATGTTCATCCCCGCGCCCGGCTGGACGACGTTGGCAACGATGAAGCCGACGATCAGCGCAAGCGTCGAGAAGAACAGGAAATAGGCGAACGCCTTGCCGGCCACGCGGCCGACCGAGCCCAGTTCCTTCATGCCCGCGATACCCGTGACGAGCGTCAGGAAGATCACCGGGGCGATGATCATCTTCACCAGCTTGATGAACGCATCGCCGAGCGGCTTCAGCGCCGCGCCGTACGTCGGATAGAAATGCCCGAGCGCCGCACCCAGCGCGATCGCGATCAGCACCTGGATATAGAGCTGGCCGCTCCAGCGCTTGCGCGCCGGCGTTTCCGCGACGCCATATGTCTGGGATGGTAGGGTCAACATCGCCTCCTGAAAACCGTCGTCCACTGCAACGGGACGTTATGGCAACCGTAATGCCGGGCCGGACCGCGGACTACAAGACTGAGTCCAGCCATCCATAAAACGTTGGTTTTGCGGGGTTTGTGGCCATACCCGGTTTTCAGATGTGCGAAAAACGCCACTATTCAGCTGTAGCAGGAGGCGTTGGTGTGTGATAATCCGCACAAATGGCGCGGCTCAGATCCCCCCTTTTCATCACCGCGCTGGCGGTGCTGCTGGCGTTCGCGGCGCTCGGCATGGTCGTCGCGGGCGTCGCCTCGATCTATGGCCCGCGCGCGGTGGCGGACGCGACCGCAACGGTGCGGATGCGCGCGGTCCAGCAGACGCGCAGCAACCTCCGCCTGCTCGAGGCGGAGTTGCAGACCTACCGGCTGCTCCCGGTCATGCTCGGCGAATATCCGGATGTCCGGGCCGCACTCGCCTCGGGCACGGTCGATCCGGCGCTCAACACGAAGCTGGCACTGCTGGCGCAGCGGACCGGCGCCCCGGTGATCTACGCGCTCGATACGCACGGCATGACGATCGCCGCCTCGAACGCCGCACGCGCGGACAGCTTTCTCGGCCACGACTATCGCTATCGCGATTATTTCACCAAGGCGATGGCCTCGGGCGCGACCGAGTTCTTTGCGCTCGGCAGCGTCAGCGGGCGGCCCGGCCTGTATCTGTCACGACGCATCGACCGCGACGGGCGTCCGCTCGGCGTGGTCGTGGTGAAGGTCGAGTTCGGCAAGATCGCGCGCGCGTGGATCCAGGATATGATGGCGACCTTCGTCACCGATCCCGATGGCATCATCCTGATCTCGAGCGATCCGAAGCTCGAATTCAGGACGACGCGTACGCTGTCCCCTGCGCGTCGCGCGGCATTGATCGCGACACGCCAGTTCGGCACGTCGCCGCTCGCCCCGGCACCGCTGACGCTTCGCGGCGGCGTATGGCACGAGGGGGTGTCGCGGCTGCCCAACGGATCGCCCGCGATCGCGGTCTCGCTCCCGGTGCCGATTGCAGGCTGGCGGCTGGTGCATATGGAGCCGCTCGACGCCGCGTTGCGCGCCGCCGCGGCGCGCACGCGCTGGGCGACCGCGATCGCGGCGCTGCTGACGATCGCGGTGATCGTTGCCGCGTGGTGGCTCCACGAACGCCGCAAGCGCAACGCAGGTGCGCGCGCCGAACTCGAGGCCGAGGTCGCACGGCGCACCGCAGAGCTGCGCGCCACCGCCGACCGCCTCCAGATCGAGGTCGAACAGCGCGAGGCGTCCGACCAGCGCTTTCGCCAGGCGCGCGAGGAGCTGGCGCACGCCAACCGGGTCGGCTCGATCGGCACGATCACCGCCAGCGTCGCGCACGAGATCAACCAGCCGGTCGCCGCGATCCGCACCTTCGCCGACAACGCCGCCGCCTTCCTCGCGCGCGGCGAACCCGCACGCGCGGCGACCAATCTCCAGTCGATCGTCGATCTCACCAGCCGGATCGGCACGATCACCGCCGGCTTGCGCCGCTACGCACGACGTGGCGCAGGCTCAATCGGCCCGGTCGCACTCGACGAGGCCGTCGACGGCGTCCGCCTGCTGATCGGCGACCGCTTCCGCGCGAAGGGCGTGACGCTCGATCTGCCAACGGGTCCCGAGGCACGGCTGACCGTGATCGCCGGCCGCGTCCGGCTGGAGCAGGTCCTAGTCAACCTCCTCCAGAACGCACTCGACGCGGTGGCCGACCGGCGCGATGCCCGCGTCAGCGTCACGGTCGGCCGGAAGGGCCGCGACGTCGTGCTGACCGTTGCCGACAACGGCCCCGGCATCGCGCCCGCGATGGCCGACCACCTCTTCACCCCGTTCGAGACGAGCAAGAAGGACGGCCTTGGCCTGGGCCTCGGCATCGCGCGCGACATCATGACCGAGTTCGGCGGCACGCTCGACCTCGTCCCAGCCCCCGAAGGTGCGATCTTCCGCATGATCCTGGTAAAAGCATGACCGAGCAAGCCGTTCTCTTGGTCGATGACGACGACGTCCTGCGCGGCGCGCTCGAACAATCGTTCGAACTCGCCGGCATCGCGGTGATCGCCGAACGCGATCCGACCGTCGCGCTGGCGCGCGTGACCGCAGGGTTCGACGGCGCTGTGGTGTCCGACATCCGCATGCCGAAGATGGACGGGCTCGAGCTGTTCCGCCGGATCGCCGCGATCGACCACGAGATCCCGGTGCTGCTGATGACCGGGCACGGCGACGTCGCGATGGCGGTCGCTGCGCTCAAGAACGGCGCGTTCGACTTCATCCCGAAACCGTTCGCCACGGATCACCTCATCGCCGGCGCACGCCGCGCGCTCGAAATGCGCCGCCTCGTCCTCGACAACCGCCGCCTGCGCGCCGCCGCGGAAGAAACGATCGGCGCCGAACCGCTCATCGGCGAGACCCCCGTCATGGTCCGCCTCCGCGACACCATGCGCCAGATCGCCCAAGCCGATATCGACGTGCTGGTCGAGGGCGAGACCGGCACCGGCAAGGAGCTCGTCGCCGTCCTCCTCCACCGCTGGAGCAACCGCCGCTCGCGGCCCTTCGTCGCGGTCAACTGCGCCGCGCTGCCCGAGGCGGTCGCCGAGATCGAGCTGTTCGGCCATGACGGAGACTCGCGGCTGCCGCGCACCGGGCGGATCGAGGCATCGAACCGCGGCACGCTCTTCCTCGACGAGATCGAAAGCACGCTGCCGGCGTTCCAGGCGAAACTGCTACGGGTGCTGGAGGAACGCGAGGTGATGCCCGTCGGCGGCGACCTGCCACGCGCGCTCGACCTCCGCGTGATTGCCGCCGCCAAGCCCGGCCTCGAACAAGCCGTCGAGGACGGTCGCTTCCGCGCCGACCTGCTGTTCCGCCTCGACGCGGTCCGCCTCCGCATCCCGCCGTTGCGCGAACGCCGCGACGACATTCCGCTATTGTTCGGCCATCTGCTCCATCAGGCGGCAGAGCGGTTCGGCCGCGACGTGCCGACCATCGACACCGCCACGCTCGCCTATCTCGGGCAGCACGACTGGCCCGGCAACGTCCGCGAACTCGACAACCTCGCCAAACGCCTCGTGCTCCGCGTCAAAGCGGACGAACCCGCGGACGAAGACAGCGACATCCCCCTCCCCGCGCGCGTCGACAAGTTCGAGGAAGCGACGATCCGCGCCACGCTGCAACAGGTCAGCGGCGACGTCCGCTCGGCGCTGGCGGCGCTCGGCATCCCGCGGAAAACCTTCTACGACAAGCTCAAGCGCCACGACATCGACGTCGAAGCGTACCGCCCGACCAAGTCCCAACCGTCATCCTGACGAAAGTCAGGATCCAGAGCCAAAAAGGGCTGCCCTCCGCAACCCTGGATCCTGACTTTCGTCAGGATGACGGGCGTATGGAGGCAGTGCGGCGTGTCAGGTCGGAATAACCGGCACCACCCCGCCCTGCCGCGTGGCCACGAACTTCGCGAGCGGCGGCCCGATCACCAAAACCCCGAGAAACCGCAGCACCTGAAGCGCCATCACGAACGGCACATCCACCGGACTCGACGCCGCGATGATCGCCACCGAGTCCATCCCGCCCGGGCTCGTCGCGAGATAGGCGGTAACCGGATCGATCCCCCACCAGCGCGTCAACGCCGCCGCGATCCCGCCGCAGAACGCGATCAGCAGCGCCACCGACAGCAGGATCCGCGGCATCGCCTTGCCCGCCACGAGCACCGTATCGCGCGTGAACGACAGCCCGATCTTCCACCCGACCACCGCATAGCTGATCGCGAGCAGCCACTGCGGCAGCACCGGCTGCGCGACCCCGGTAACGTTCAGCGCCGCGCCCGCGATCAGCGACCCGAGCAACGCCCCCGCCGGCAGCTTCAACGCGACACCAACCCCCGCACCAACACCGGCAATCGCGATCGTCCGCAGCACGGCGATCGGATCGACGGCCGCGAACCACGTCGCGGCGACGTGATGCCCGCTCCCGCCACCGACCATCACCGCGGCCAGCACCGAGGCGACCACCGCAACGCACACGACGCGCGTGTACGTCATCACCGCGACCAGCCGCGAGTCCGCGCCATACGCCTGCGCCATCAAGACCATCGCGCTCGCAGCCCCCGGCGTCGATCCCCACACCGCGACGGTGCCCGGCAATACCTGCCACCGGCTCAGCAGATAGCCGAGCACGCTGCTCGCCGCGAGTGTGACGCCGTTGACCATCAGAAACACCGGCCAGTGATCCGCCACCGTCGCGACGATCCCCGTCGTGATCGACCCCGCGATCAGCGTCCCCACCGCCGCCTGCGCGCCGCGAAACGCTGAGGTGGGCACGCTCAGCGACCAGCCGCGCACCGCAAGCACCACCGCCGCGATCATGGGCCCGAGCAACAGCCCCGCGGGCAATCCGACCAGTTCCAGCACTGCCGCAATCACCGCCGACAGCGCGATCAAGACGGTCCAGCGCCCGATCAAGACTTGGTCGCGAACCAGATCACGTGCCGAGCGCCACCCTTGCGCGTGGCGCGCGCGATAACCTCGTCGACCGCGAAGCCGGCCTCGTCGAGCCGCTTGGCAAACGGC from Sphingomonas sp. HMP9 encodes:
- a CDS encoding alginate export family protein, which codes for MTRVFMGSSVCALAIVIACPAFAQTGSPAQGGSAQTDPTAANVPVNADKGAKPAGTPTAEKDSGYPAEAEGYGATTGGYNISRWAEDWSKYKDPAKRDDPLDSLKYISIDSGSNSYLTLSGEIRARVNFTSNQGLVETDAQRLDILRVVGGADLHLGDHFRVFGELANGTVGGVNTGAVAGTQRNDLFLQQAFADVYGKVGNVEVGVRGGRQEFTDGISLLVSARDNNAVMFVLDGVRAWAKGKTLRADVFDFNFVNYGTEGLSDDKTDKDTRFSGISLGVVLPEKLFGGSKLFFDPLLWRLRSRDQIWGQRRGVEERIYYGGRLWGTAGPLTVDYTVTREEGNFNGRPIKAWQVFAAQTYRLGKDKSAPRVGLRGDYGSGGDAFDPTKPLRTSFSPFGNNIYYTYGVFVGPINYIDAAPNVSFQPIAKVRVTAEYEFMWRATLNDAVYRSNGTPYLGTQNVGGREIGQAARLQAVWSITPRLSFTGRLEHFKAGDALTNAGYKGTNFGAGWLSFRF
- a CDS encoding sensor histidine kinase, producing the protein MARLRSPLFITALAVLLAFAALGMVVAGVASIYGPRAVADATATVRMRAVQQTRSNLRLLEAELQTYRLLPVMLGEYPDVRAALASGTVDPALNTKLALLAQRTGAPVIYALDTHGMTIAASNAARADSFLGHDYRYRDYFTKAMASGATEFFALGSVSGRPGLYLSRRIDRDGRPLGVVVVKVEFGKIARAWIQDMMATFVTDPDGIILISSDPKLEFRTTRTLSPARRAALIATRQFGTSPLAPAPLTLRGGVWHEGVSRLPNGSPAIAVSLPVPIAGWRLVHMEPLDAALRAAAARTRWATAIAALLTIAVIVAAWWLHERRKRNAGARAELEAEVARRTAELRATADRLQIEVEQREASDQRFRQAREELAHANRVGSIGTITASVAHEINQPVAAIRTFADNAAAFLARGEPARAATNLQSIVDLTSRIGTITAGLRRYARRGAGSIGPVALDEAVDGVRLLIGDRFRAKGVTLDLPTGPEARLTVIAGRVRLEQVLVNLLQNALDAVADRRDARVSVTVGRKGRDVVLTVADNGPGIAPAMADHLFTPFETSKKDGLGLGLGIARDIMTEFGGTLDLVPAPEGAIFRMILVKA
- a CDS encoding dicarboxylate/amino acid:cation symporter, which produces MLTLPSQTYGVAETPARKRWSGQLYIQVLIAIALGAALGHFYPTYGAALKPLGDAFIKLVKMIIAPVIFLTLVTGIAGMKELGSVGRVAGKAFAYFLFFSTLALIVGFIVANVVQPGAGMNIDAASLDTKGIADFTVKAHETTITGFLMSIIPDTMVSAFTEGNILQILLVAILFGISLSLVGEPAKPVLNFLERLSLIVFKLVGILMRAAPLGAFGAIAFTIGKYGIGSLANLGALVATFYLTAALFVVVVLGTVARLTGFSIFKLIKYLKAELLLVLGTSSSEAALPNLIQKMEAAGCEKSVVGLVVPTGYSFNLDGTNIYMTLAALFIAQATNTHLTLGQELLLLVVAMISSKGAAGVTGAGFITLAATLSIVPTVPIAGMALILGVDRFMSECRSLTNFIGNAVATIVVARWEGALDRDKLDAALSGKLPEFVPAAIPPVAA
- a CDS encoding sigma-54-dependent transcriptional regulator; amino-acid sequence: MTEQAVLLVDDDDVLRGALEQSFELAGIAVIAERDPTVALARVTAGFDGAVVSDIRMPKMDGLELFRRIAAIDHEIPVLLMTGHGDVAMAVAALKNGAFDFIPKPFATDHLIAGARRALEMRRLVLDNRRLRAAAEETIGAEPLIGETPVMVRLRDTMRQIAQADIDVLVEGETGTGKELVAVLLHRWSNRRSRPFVAVNCAALPEAVAEIELFGHDGDSRLPRTGRIEASNRGTLFLDEIESTLPAFQAKLLRVLEEREVMPVGGDLPRALDLRVIAAAKPGLEQAVEDGRFRADLLFRLDAVRLRIPPLRERRDDIPLLFGHLLHQAAERFGRDVPTIDTATLAYLGQHDWPGNVRELDNLAKRLVLRVKADEPADEDSDIPLPARVDKFEEATIRATLQQVSGDVRSALAALGIPRKTFYDKLKRHDIDVEAYRPTKSQPSS